The stretch of DNA CGTCCAGGAGCATGACGATCCGCTCACGGGCCGTCAGTTTGCCCTTGGCGTGCTGTTTCTCCACGGCCCGCGCCGAGCCGGCGTTGGTCGCCTCCTCGATGCGGCGCTGAAGATCCGCGAGCTTGCCCGCGGTCGTATCGCTCGCCACCTCGGCACTGGAGGGCGCGGAGGGGACGGTTTCCGGCTCGGACATCGCGGTGCGGCTCCCTGCTCGTTCGCTCGCTCTTACTACTGACTTGACGCTGCCGACTTGCTGCTGACGCCGTCTCTTGTCTCTCTCTTCCGGCTCTTCACAGCTCTTCCGGCGCGCTACTGCCGGTGCTCGTCGGTGTTCGTCGTGCTCGCTGGTTCTTCTTCGTGCTCACTGGTGCTCTCTTCGCGAGGCTGGCTCTTCGCGACGTGCTTCTTCTGGCTGCCGCGCCTTCGCGACGTGTAGCTACTGACCCGTAGGGTATCGGCGCCGACGGCGGTCGGCAGTGCGGTGTTTGCCACACGGCCGCGATCTTGCGCGGGCGCGCCGAGTGCCCCGCGTCGCCGTTCGCCTTACCCCTCGCCCGCCGGGCAGTCTTGGCGCATGACGCCACCCGAGACACCCGGATCCTCCGACAGCCCGTTCTCCGACCTCGAACGGCCGCCACTGAACGCCACCTCCCTGCGCCGCGCCCTCGTACGCGAGGGCTCCCTGTGGACGTCCCTCGATGTCGTGGCCTCGACCGGGTCCACCAACTCCGATCTGGTGGCCAGGGCGGCGACGACCGCGGAGGGCGCGGTCCTGGTCGCCGAGGAACAGACCTCCGCCCGCGGCAGGCTGGACCGCCGCTGGTCGGCGCCCGCGCGCTCCGGTATCTACGTCTCCGTGCTGCTGCGCCCCGACGTACCGGCCGAGCGGCTCGGCTGGCTGCCGCTGCTCGCCGGAGTGGCCGTGGCCACCGCGCTGTCCCGTACCGCGGGCGTGGACACGGCACTCAAGTGGCCCAACGACCTGCTGCTCACCGTCAAGGGCGAGGAGCGCAAGGCCGTCGGCATCCTCGCGGAGCGGGCCGACACACCCGAAGGCGCCGACGTGCCCGGCGTGGTCCTCGGCATCGGCATCAACGTGAGTCTGCGCGAGGACGAGCTGCCGACACCGAACGCCGGGTCGCTCCTGCTCGCGGGGGCCCTCACCACCGACAGGGACCCGATCCTGCGCGCCGTACTGCGCTCCATCGAGCACTGGTACGTGACCTGGCGCGACGCCGACGGCGACCCGGCCGCCTCCGGCATCCAAGCGGCGTACGCGGCCGGCTGCGCGACCCTCGGCAGGAACGTGCGCGCCGAGCTGCCCGGCGACCGCGCCCTCGTCGGGGAGGCCGTCGCCGTCGACGGCGACGGGCGGCTGATCCTCGCCACGGCGGACGGCGTGCAGCAGCCCGTGGGGGCCGGGGACATCGTCCACCTGCGGCCCGCGACCGCCGGACCCGACGCCCCTTCCGGCTCAGGGGGCGAGTGAGCCACGGCACACCTGCCGTATCGTTGAGCGCGGTCGATACCTGACCGTGGCAGAGGGGAAGGCAGCAGGCAGTGACCGTCGACGACACGGGATCGGGCACGGGAACACCCCGCGCTTCCGGCGGTGACGGCCGTTCCGAGGACGAAACCCCGGGCGCCGCCCCCGAGGGAGCCGATTCACCCGCCCCACGGGGCGGTCCGCGGGACGATACGGATTCCTCTGGGTCTGGTGGTTCCGGTGGTGGTTCTGGTAGCTCTGGTGGTCTCTCCCGGGCCTCCGAATCCTCCGGTTCCTCCACCGCGGGAGCCGGTGACGGCACGTATTCCGGCTCCGGTGGTGACGGCGGCTCCGGTGGGGACGGGGAGACCCGGTCCGGCGCGGGGCAGCTGGTCGAATGGACCGCCGATCGCGCTGTCGACCGCGCGGCCGAGGCGGCCGGCGCCGCCTCTGCGGGCACCTCCGGGGAGCCGCCCGCAGAGGAGGACCCGCTCGCCCTCCGGCTGGAAGGGCTCATCCTCGGCGCGGAACGCCGCTACACCCCCTTCCAGGCCGCTCGTACCGCCGGTGTCTCCATGGAGCTGGCCTCCCGTTTCTGGCGTGCCATGGGGTTCGCCGACATCGGCCAGGCCAAAGCGCTGACCGAGGCCGACGTCCTCGCGCTGCGGCGGCTCGCGGGTCTGGTCGAGGCGGGGCTGCTGAGTGAGGCGATGGCCGTCCAGGTGGCCCGTTCCACCGGACAGACCACGGCACGGCTCGCCGAGTGGCAGATCGAC from Streptomyces tsukubensis encodes:
- a CDS encoding biotin--[acetyl-CoA-carboxylase] ligase, producing MTPPETPGSSDSPFSDLERPPLNATSLRRALVREGSLWTSLDVVASTGSTNSDLVARAATTAEGAVLVAEEQTSARGRLDRRWSAPARSGIYVSVLLRPDVPAERLGWLPLLAGVAVATALSRTAGVDTALKWPNDLLLTVKGEERKAVGILAERADTPEGADVPGVVLGIGINVSLREDELPTPNAGSLLLAGALTTDRDPILRAVLRSIEHWYVTWRDADGDPAASGIQAAYAAGCATLGRNVRAELPGDRALVGEAVAVDGDGRLILATADGVQQPVGAGDIVHLRPATAGPDAPSGSGGE